The nucleotide sequence CTCTATCTACAGGACTTCACGCTTATCTTTTGCAAGCAAAGTATCCTCACGCTGAGATTTCTATCTCTGTTCCTAGACTTCGTCCTATCATAAATAATAAAAAAATTAACCCAAAAGATGTTGGCGAGAGAGAGCTTTTACAAGTTATCGTTGCTTATCGTCTATTTTTACCGTTTGCAAATATCACTCTTAGCACCAGAGAAAGTGCGCATTTTAGGGATAATGCAATGAGACTTGGAGTAACAAAAGTTTCTGCTGGAGTTAGTGTTGGTATCGGTGAGCACGGCGGTAAAAAAGATGAGCAAAAAGGCGATTCTCAGTTTGAAATCAGCGACGGCAGAGATGTAGAAGAGATGAAAAAATCTATAAGAAAAGCCGGTTTAACGCCTGTTATGAGTGATTATATCTATGTATAAATTTAAATTATCTCTTGTTTTGATATGGCAAGAGATTTTATGAAAATTAGATAATTTCTTTGGCAAATATCGGCACAGCAAGAAAGTAAAACCCTTCTACTTCAAAATCTTTTGCAAATTTAAAAAACTCTTCAAAATCTTCTTTTTTAAATTTAAAAGTATAAATAGATCCTTGCTCTACAAATTCCTTTTTTTCATCTTTTAAGCCGTGCTTTTCAAAATAATGGTTGAAACGCGTCAGCAAAGCAAATGGTATAAAAAATAGACATTCGTCTTGTATCTCGAATTTGATTAAATTTGCGCTATTTATCGCTAAATTTGCACTGCTTGAGTATGCTCGTACAAGTCCGCCGACTCCTAGTTTTACTCCTCCAAAATACCGCACAACAAAAACTCCTGTATTTATAAGGTTTGCTCCTCTTAATACATCAAGACAAGGTGGTCCAGAGCTGCTTTTTGGCTCACCATCATCGCTGGAATTTTCTACTATTTGGAAATGTTTGTTGTAATTTCTATACGCCCATACTATGTGGGCTGCTTTTGGGTGTTCTTCTTTTAGCTTTTTGTGAAGAGTTTCAAATTCATTTATAGGGCATAAATAGCTTATAAAATTTGATTTTTTTATCTCTTTTGAGCTGTTATAAATTTGATTTACTATAAACATAGATATATTTTAACAGATAAATTTAAATTTAAATGAATTTAAGATAAAATTACTAAAAAATTAAGGATTATTCATATGATACAAACTTGCCTTTTTCCCGCTGCTGGTTATGGTACGAGATTTCTTCCGGCTACAAAAAGTTTGCCAAAAGAGATGCTTCCTATACTTACTAAGCCGCTTATCCACTATGGTGTAGATGAGGCAAGGGAAGCAGGTATGAAAAATATGGCATTTGTCACTGGTCGAGGGAAAAGAGCTTTGGAGGATTATTTTGATATAAGCTATGAGCTTGAACATCAAATAGCCGGCACTAAAAAAGAGTATCTTCTTACTGAGATAAGAGATCTTATGAGTTCTTGCAGCTTTTCATTTACTCGTCAAAGTAGTATGAAAGGTCTAGGAGATGCGATATATACTGGTAGAACTTTGGTAGGAGATGAAGCTTTTGGGGTTATACTTGCCGATGATTTGTGTATAAATGAAGATGGTGAGAATGTTCTAGCTCAGATGGCGAAAATTTATGAAAAATACCGCTGTAGCATAGTAGCAGTTATGGAAGTTCCTAAAGAGAGTATCAGTAGTTATGGTGTTGTAAATGGTAAGTTTATAGAAGATGATCTTTTAATGGTAAATGATATGATAGAAAAACCAAGTCCAGATGAAGCTCCTACAAATCTTGCTATCATAGGCAGATATATACTTACTCCTGATATATTTGAGATATTAGAATCTACAAAACCGGGCAAAAATGGTGAAATTCAGATAACAGACGCACTTTTAAAACAGGCTCAAAACGGTATGGTTTTAGCTTATAAATTTAAAGGAAGAAGATTTGATTGCGGTTCTGTTAGTGGATTTGTCGAAGCTACGAATTTCTTCTATGAGAGTGACAATGGTAGTAAATGAGCTGAAGTTTCCATTTAAGGATATACAAAATATCAGCTCATACGCAAGACGTATGAATGAAGAGCTAAACAGCGATGAGATCGGATATTATCATCTTCCTAGTTTTGGTGAAGAGATAAGTGAAAAACTTACTTTGTATCGTAAAAATGTAAATTTCAACACGGTTGTATTAATAGGTGTTGGCGGTAGCTCGCTTGGTGTGAAAGCACTTTATGAAATGCTAAATTTAAAAACTAAGCTCATATTTTTAGATAATCTTGACCCGTTTTATATAGAAGATAAACTAAAAGATATTGAGTTTGACAGTAGCATTTTTATCTTATCTAGTAAATCAGGCACAACTATAGAGCCAATTAGTATTTATAAGTACATTTTAG is from Campylobacter fetus subsp. testudinum 03-427 and encodes:
- the galU gene encoding UTP--glucose-1-phosphate uridylyltransferase (Pfam match to PF00483.19 NTP_transferase) — encoded protein: MIQTCLFPAAGYGTRFLPATKSLPKEMLPILTKPLIHYGVDEAREAGMKNMAFVTGRGKRALEDYFDISYELEHQIAGTKKEYLLTEIRDLMSSCSFSFTRQSSMKGLGDAIYTGRTLVGDEAFGVILADDLCINEDGENVLAQMAKIYEKYRCSIVAVMEVPKESISSYGVVNGKFIEDDLLMVNDMIEKPSPDEAPTNLAIIGRYILTPDIFEILESTKPGKNGEIQITDALLKQAQNGMVLAYKFKGRRFDCGSVSGFVEATNFFYESDNGSK
- a CDS encoding putative protein (UPF0029 domain) (Pfam match to PF01205.15 UPF0029); its protein translation is MFIVNQIYNSSKEIKKSNFISYLCPINEFETLHKKLKEEHPKAAHIVWAYRNYNKHFQIVENSSDDGEPKSSSGPPCLDVLRGANLINTGVFVVRYFGGVKLGVGGLVRAYSSSANLAINSANLIKFEIQDECLFFIPFALLTRFNHYFEKHGLKDEKKEFVEQGSIYTFKFKKEDFEEFFKFAKDFEVEGFYFLAVPIFAKEII